The following proteins come from a genomic window of Sphingosinicella flava:
- the pgl gene encoding 6-phosphogluconolactonase: protein MTEIEWWDFDGAKDLAEQVAGDIAFVIESAIEAHGGARIAVPGGSTPDLIYKALLAKDIDWEKVTLIPTDDRLVSLDDPSSNYAKLSRFFGAKGAEIISLVDESAIGDYKQAGRLGDARLALIDWPLDLVCLGMGADGHTASIFPGPDFDNALTGPRERRAVGVRPDPMPANAPYDRVTLTAAALSSARTIMIVITGDEKKRVLETAIEDGPLSSKPIGRLLADIETPVDIFWCAD, encoded by the coding sequence ATGACCGAGATCGAGTGGTGGGATTTCGACGGCGCGAAGGATCTGGCCGAGCAGGTGGCGGGTGACATCGCTTTCGTGATCGAAAGCGCCATCGAGGCGCATGGCGGCGCGCGGATCGCGGTGCCGGGGGGCTCCACTCCAGACCTGATCTACAAGGCTTTGCTCGCCAAAGATATCGATTGGGAAAAGGTCACGCTCATCCCCACGGACGACCGGCTGGTGAGCCTCGACGATCCCTCCAGCAATTATGCCAAGCTTAGCCGGTTTTTCGGCGCCAAGGGTGCGGAAATCATCTCCCTGGTCGATGAATCGGCAATCGGCGATTACAAGCAGGCTGGGCGCCTTGGCGATGCGCGCCTCGCGTTGATCGACTGGCCGCTCGACCTCGTCTGTCTCGGCATGGGCGCGGACGGGCATACCGCCTCCATCTTCCCGGGCCCCGATTTCGACAATGCCCTGACCGGCCCGCGCGAACGTCGTGCCGTCGGCGTGCGGCCCGATCCGATGCCGGCTAATGCGCCCTACGATCGGGTGACATTGACCGCCGCCGCTTTGTCTTCCGCCCGTACGATCATGATCGTCATCACTGGCGATGAGAAGAAGCGGGTTCTCGAAACGGCGATCGAGGATGGACCCCTGTCGTCCAAGCCCATCGGCCGCCTGCTCGCCGACATCGAGACGCCGGTCGATATCTTCTGGTGCGCTGACTGA
- a CDS encoding N-succinylarginine dihydrolase: MPLQEINFDGIIGPSHNYAGLSLGNLASSRNAGLVSHPRAAALQGVEKMRHNLRLGLAQGAFVPLPRPNHEWLSDLGTTADEAPDTVRAAAYSASAMWAANAATVSPAPDTADGRCHLTVANLRTMAHRSHEWPDTLAQLRLAFADGAHFRVHAPVPPTFGDEGAANHMRLCTGHPQPGVEVFVYGKRGGAFPARQHVEASRAVARLHGLDPQRTLFVAQSEEAIAAGAFHNDVVAVANEHVLFAHERAFEERDVFYADLCRLMPEVEIVEVPASAVSLADAVKSYLFNAQLVTLPEGGMALILPEEARETPSVWSWLQTMAAGNGPIRKLLVVDVRQSMANGGGPACLRLRVAADPLAVDPRFIMNEAKLDRISDVITRAWPERIVPADLKTRDLREAVEAARGALLEEMELTELL; encoded by the coding sequence ATGCCCCTGCAGGAGATCAATTTCGACGGCATCATTGGCCCCAGCCACAATTATGCCGGGCTTAGTCTCGGCAATCTTGCCTCGTCGCGCAATGCGGGGCTGGTCTCGCACCCGCGCGCGGCGGCGCTGCAGGGGGTTGAGAAGATGCGCCACAATCTCCGCCTGGGCCTCGCGCAAGGGGCCTTCGTGCCCCTCCCCCGCCCCAATCACGAATGGCTGAGCGACTTGGGAACGACAGCGGACGAGGCGCCGGACACGGTCCGCGCCGCCGCTTATTCGGCGTCGGCCATGTGGGCCGCCAATGCGGCGACCGTCTCCCCCGCGCCGGATACGGCGGATGGGCGCTGCCACCTGACCGTCGCCAACCTGCGCACGATGGCGCATCGCAGCCATGAATGGCCCGACACGCTCGCCCAGCTCCGCCTCGCTTTCGCCGACGGCGCCCATTTCCGCGTCCATGCGCCGGTGCCGCCGACTTTCGGCGACGAGGGCGCGGCCAATCACATGCGCCTGTGCACCGGCCATCCCCAGCCAGGCGTCGAGGTCTTCGTCTACGGCAAGCGTGGCGGCGCCTTTCCCGCGCGCCAGCATGTCGAGGCGAGCCGGGCTGTCGCGCGGCTCCACGGCCTTGATCCCCAGCGGACTCTCTTCGTAGCGCAGTCAGAAGAGGCGATTGCAGCGGGCGCGTTTCACAACGATGTCGTCGCGGTGGCGAACGAGCATGTGCTGTTCGCGCATGAGAGGGCGTTCGAAGAGCGCGACGTCTTTTATGCCGACCTCTGCCGCCTTATGCCGGAAGTGGAGATCGTCGAGGTTCCGGCAAGCGCGGTCAGCCTCGCCGATGCCGTCAAGAGCTATCTCTTCAACGCGCAGCTGGTGACCTTGCCTGAAGGGGGCATGGCGCTGATCCTGCCGGAAGAAGCGCGCGAAACGCCGTCCGTCTGGTCTTGGCTGCAGACAATGGCGGCGGGCAATGGGCCGATCCGCAAGCTCCTTGTCGTCGACGTGCGGCAATCGATGGCCAACGGCGGGGGCCCCGCATGCCTGCGCCTGCGCGTCGCCGCCGATCCGCTTGCCGTCGATCCGCGCTTCATCATGAATGAAGCCAAGCTCGACCGGATTTCGGACGTAATCACGCGCGCCTGGCCGGAAAGGATCGTTCCCGCCGACCTCAAAACCCGCGATCTGCGCGAAGCGGTCGAAGCCGCGCGCGGGGCGCTGCTCGAGGAAATGGAACTAACCGAGCTTCTTTAA
- a CDS encoding arginine N-succinyltransferase produces MSFRIRPVTNDDFQAVYEMAKLTGGGFTNLPPDRGALVEKLVRSEEAFAREADTQSDDCFMMVLENKDTGQIRGTCQIFGQVGTKQPFYSYRITTLTQTSKELGRTFRAEMLNLVTDLESSSEVGGLFLHPGERAGGLGLLLARSRYLFIRQHRARFGPRLIAELRGVIDEAGGSAFWDAIAGKFFGMNFQEADEFNAMHGTQFIADLMPKTPIYTAMLPETARSVMGIPHPSGRAAMKMLEREGFAFESYIDIFDGGPTMIAQTDQVRTIRDAKQYRFVGTLEDWDGEQLMLSTGHLNNFRACYGYLSFEEGDRVRLDPQSAELLEIREGDTLFAIGR; encoded by the coding sequence GTGAGCTTTCGAATCCGTCCCGTCACCAATGACGATTTCCAGGCCGTCTACGAGATGGCGAAGCTGACCGGAGGAGGATTTACGAATTTGCCCCCGGACCGCGGGGCGCTGGTCGAAAAACTGGTCCGATCGGAAGAGGCTTTCGCGCGCGAAGCCGATACGCAGAGCGATGACTGCTTCATGATGGTATTGGAGAATAAAGATACCGGTCAGATCCGGGGCACGTGCCAGATTTTCGGCCAGGTGGGTACCAAGCAACCCTTTTACAGCTACCGCATCACCACGCTGACGCAAACGTCCAAGGAGCTTGGACGGACTTTCCGCGCCGAAATGCTGAACCTCGTTACCGATCTTGAAAGTTCTTCGGAAGTCGGCGGATTGTTCCTTCATCCGGGTGAGCGGGCCGGCGGCCTCGGCCTTCTTCTGGCGCGCAGCCGCTACCTCTTCATTCGCCAGCACCGGGCCCGCTTCGGGCCCCGTCTCATCGCTGAATTGCGCGGGGTGATCGACGAAGCGGGCGGCTCCGCCTTTTGGGATGCGATCGCCGGAAAATTTTTCGGCATGAATTTTCAGGAAGCCGATGAATTCAACGCCATGCACGGAACCCAATTCATCGCCGACCTGATGCCAAAGACTCCGATCTACACGGCCATGCTTCCGGAAACCGCACGATCCGTCATGGGCATTCCTCACCCGTCCGGGCGCGCCGCGATGAAGATGTTGGAGCGGGAGGGCTTCGCCTTCGAATCCTATATCGATATCTTCGATGGCGGCCCCACGATGATCGCGCAGACGGATCAAGTCCGCACCATTCGGGATGCCAAGCAATATCGCTTCGTAGGGACGCTCGAGGATTGGGATGGGGAGCAATTGATGCTCTCCACGGGACACCTCAATAATTTCCGCGCCTGTTACGGCTATCTGAGTTTCGAGGAAGGCGACAGGGTGCGGCTCGATCCGCAAAGCGCGGAACTGCTGGAAATCCGCGAGGGCGACACTCTCTTCGCGATTGGACGCTGA
- a CDS encoding hydrolase: MERLSKHETAAVERAAAGPLLDKVERWAAINSGSSNLLGLATLAAVLADEFSDLPGELHLRDAAPVDTMDGTGALRAVQHGQNLHLIVRPDAPCQLLFTGHMDTVFGIDHPFQELTWREEGVLGGPGVADMKGGIAVLLAALKAVEAAPEARAFGYEVVINSDEEVGSPGSAALIAAAARGKRAAFTYEPAALPDGTLAGARPGSGNFSIHIQGKSAHAGRNPEDGRNAIVAAADLTLRLAKTKAVGLSVNPAKIEGGSPNNVVPDHAVLRVNMRPQTLEDQKRAQSALEAAIAMVGAEHDVRIHVHGGFARPPKPMDAEAEKLFGLVRRCGLDLGQDISWRASGGVCDGNNIAACGVPVVDTMGVRGGAIHSDQEYLIVDSLAERARLSALSILRLVTGAFA, translated from the coding sequence ATGGAGAGGCTATCGAAGCATGAGACGGCAGCCGTCGAGCGCGCCGCCGCCGGGCCGTTGCTCGACAAGGTCGAACGGTGGGCGGCGATCAATAGCGGATCGTCGAACCTGCTCGGCCTCGCGACGCTGGCGGCAGTATTGGCCGACGAGTTTTCGGACCTTCCCGGCGAGTTGCACCTGCGCGATGCGGCGCCTGTCGATACGATGGATGGGACAGGCGCGCTCCGGGCGGTCCAGCACGGGCAGAACCTCCATCTGATCGTCCGTCCCGACGCGCCCTGCCAGTTGCTCTTCACTGGCCACATGGACACGGTGTTCGGCATCGACCATCCATTTCAGGAGCTGACGTGGCGCGAGGAAGGCGTGCTTGGCGGCCCGGGCGTGGCCGATATGAAGGGCGGTATCGCCGTTCTGCTCGCCGCTCTCAAAGCCGTCGAAGCGGCGCCGGAAGCGCGTGCCTTCGGCTATGAAGTCGTCATCAACAGCGACGAGGAGGTGGGGTCTCCAGGCTCAGCCGCCCTCATCGCCGCGGCCGCGCGGGGCAAGCGCGCCGCCTTCACCTACGAGCCCGCCGCCTTGCCGGACGGGACGCTGGCGGGAGCGCGCCCGGGTAGCGGCAATTTCTCCATCCATATTCAGGGCAAAAGCGCCCATGCCGGCCGCAATCCCGAGGACGGCCGCAACGCCATCGTCGCGGCGGCGGACCTCACCTTGCGGCTCGCCAAAACAAAAGCAGTGGGCCTGTCCGTCAATCCAGCGAAGATCGAGGGCGGCAGCCCGAACAATGTCGTGCCCGATCATGCGGTGCTACGGGTGAACATGCGCCCCCAGACTCTCGAAGATCAAAAGCGCGCCCAATCCGCGCTGGAAGCCGCTATCGCCATGGTTGGGGCGGAACATGACGTCCGCATCCATGTCCATGGCGGCTTCGCGCGTCCGCCAAAGCCCATGGATGCAGAGGCGGAAAAATTGTTTGGCCTTGTCCGCCGCTGCGGCCTCGATCTGGGGCAGGACATAAGCTGGCGCGCGTCGGGCGGCGTGTGCGACGGCAACAATATCGCCGCCTGCGGTGTCCCGGTCGTGGACACGATGGGCGTACGGGGTGGTGCCATTCATTCCGATCAGGAATATCTGATCGTCGACAGCCTCGCCGAACGCGCCCGGCTGTCTGCTTTGTCCATCCTGCGCCTCGTCACCGGAGCCTTTGCGTGA
- a CDS encoding RNA pyrophosphohydrolase — protein MTDLPYRPAAGVMLLNRESQVFVAQRLDSTLEAWQMPQGGLDDGEDAEAGALRELEEETGIAPHLVEIIARAPAELLYDLPDDLIGKLWGGRCRGQRQTWFLCRFLGEDGDVNLETAEPEFRAWKWADPEELPAMIVPFKRKLYEDVLAAFREWL, from the coding sequence ATGACCGACCTCCCCTATCGCCCCGCCGCCGGCGTGATGCTCCTCAATCGGGAGAGCCAGGTGTTCGTCGCGCAGCGCCTGGATAGCACGCTGGAAGCCTGGCAAATGCCGCAGGGCGGGCTGGATGACGGCGAAGACGCCGAAGCCGGAGCGCTGCGCGAGCTGGAGGAGGAAACGGGGATTGCCCCGCATCTTGTCGAGATCATCGCACGCGCGCCGGCGGAGCTGCTTTACGATCTGCCCGACGACCTGATCGGCAAATTGTGGGGCGGGCGCTGTCGGGGGCAACGGCAGACCTGGTTTTTGTGCCGGTTTCTGGGCGAGGATGGCGACGTGAATTTGGAAACCGCCGAGCCGGAATTCCGCGCCTGGAAATGGGCGGACCCGGAGGAGCTTCCGGCGATGATCGTTCCGTTCAAGCGGAAGCTGTATGAGGATGTGCTGGCGGCGTTTCGAGAGTGGCTTTGA
- a CDS encoding 2-oxoacid:acceptor oxidoreductase subunit alpha → MATATHIVTPEEAEPHGPLEAVVVRFAGDSGDGMQLTGGQFTLSTALAGNDLATFPDFPAEIRAPQGTTFGVSAFQINFGSSAIETAGDAPDVLVAMNPAALKVNVNALKPGGLIIADEGEFGTRNLAKAGYDTNPLEDGSLVRWQLIKFNISQLTLDAVKPFGLGNKEALRCKNMWTLGLALWMFDRDRQPIEDWLKSKFAKAPELAEANIAALNAGHAFGETAEIGGPLKQHHIDPAPAEPGLYRTITGAESISLGLVAGAQLAGLKMFFGGYPITPASAILHHLSRLKEYDVTTFQAEDEIAAIASAIGASFAGSLGVTSSSGPGIALKTEAMGLAIITELPLVIVNSQRGGPSTGLPTKTEQSDLYQAVYGRNGDAPMPVIAARSPADAFDCAIEAVRIATQYMTPVMLLTDGYIANAAEPWKVPDMTGYSPFPVTFHEDPPAELKNVRAYARDHKLARVWIKPGTPDLMHRIGGIEKNQVTGHIDYAPANHQEMTDLRAAKVLGVADSIPEQGVTLGEAGSKLAVVGWGSTFGPIHQAVRRARKKGLDVSHVHIRHIWPLPKNLGDLLATYDRIIIPEMNNGQLKTLLRDQYLVDAKPVLKVSGQPFMIAEIEAAIDEALA, encoded by the coding sequence ATGGCGACCGCCACCCATATCGTGACCCCCGAGGAAGCCGAACCGCACGGTCCGCTGGAGGCGGTCGTCGTCCGCTTCGCGGGCGACAGCGGCGACGGCATGCAGCTGACCGGCGGGCAATTCACGTTGTCCACCGCGCTTGCGGGCAATGACTTGGCGACGTTCCCAGATTTCCCGGCCGAAATTCGCGCGCCGCAGGGGACGACCTTTGGCGTGTCTGCATTCCAGATCAATTTCGGATCTTCGGCCATCGAAACCGCGGGCGATGCGCCCGACGTGCTGGTGGCGATGAATCCGGCGGCGCTGAAGGTGAATGTGAATGCGTTGAAGCCCGGCGGCCTCATCATCGCCGACGAGGGTGAGTTCGGCACACGCAACCTCGCCAAGGCGGGTTACGACACCAATCCGCTGGAAGACGGTAGCCTCGTCAGGTGGCAGCTCATCAAGTTCAACATCTCGCAGCTCACCCTCGATGCCGTGAAGCCGTTCGGCCTCGGCAACAAGGAGGCGCTCCGCTGCAAGAATATGTGGACGCTCGGCCTCGCGCTCTGGATGTTCGACCGCGACCGGCAACCCATCGAGGATTGGCTCAAGTCCAAATTCGCCAAGGCGCCGGAATTGGCGGAAGCGAACATCGCGGCGCTGAACGCGGGCCATGCTTTCGGCGAGACGGCGGAAATCGGCGGCCCGCTGAAGCAGCATCATATCGATCCCGCGCCCGCCGAGCCGGGCCTTTACCGTACGATTACCGGTGCCGAGAGCATTTCCCTCGGCCTCGTCGCGGGCGCGCAACTTGCGGGCCTCAAGATGTTCTTCGGCGGCTATCCGATCACGCCAGCTTCCGCGATCCTGCACCATTTGTCGCGGCTCAAGGAATATGACGTCACGACCTTCCAGGCAGAGGACGAGATAGCGGCCATTGCCAGCGCGATCGGGGCGAGCTTCGCGGGTTCGCTCGGCGTCACCTCCTCGTCCGGCCCGGGCATCGCGCTCAAAACCGAGGCGATGGGCCTTGCGATCATCACCGAGCTTCCGCTCGTCATCGTCAACTCGCAGCGCGGGGGCCCCTCCACCGGCCTGCCCACCAAGACCGAGCAGTCGGACCTTTATCAGGCCGTCTACGGCCGCAATGGCGACGCGCCGATGCCGGTCATCGCCGCCCGCTCGCCCGCCGACGCGTTCGATTGCGCGATCGAGGCGGTGCGGATCGCCACGCAATATATGACGCCGGTCATGCTGCTGACCGACGGCTATATCGCCAATGCCGCCGAGCCTTGGAAGGTGCCGGACATGACCGGCTATTCTCCCTTCCCGGTGACTTTCCACGAAGATCCTCCCGCCGAGCTCAAGAATGTCCGTGCCTATGCCCGGGATCACAAACTGGCGCGCGTCTGGATCAAACCGGGTACGCCGGACCTCATGCACCGCATCGGCGGCATCGAGAAGAACCAGGTGACCGGCCATATCGACTATGCGCCCGCCAACCACCAGGAGATGACGGACCTTCGCGCCGCCAAGGTCCTGGGCGTCGCCGACAGCATTCCGGAGCAGGGCGTGACGTTGGGTGAAGCGGGCAGCAAGCTTGCCGTTGTCGGCTGGGGCTCGACCTTCGGCCCGATCCACCAGGCCGTCCGCAGGGCGCGCAAGAAGGGTCTGGATGTATCTCACGTTCACATCCGTCACATCTGGCCATTGCCGAAGAATCTCGGCGACCTTCTCGCCACTTACGACCGGATCATCATTCCGGAAATGAACAATGGGCAATTGAAGACCCTGCTCCGCGATCAATATCTGGTCGATGCGAAGCCGGTGCTGAAAGTGTCCGGCCAACCCTTCATGATCGCCGAGATCGAAGCGGCAATCGACGAGGCTTTGGCGTAA
- a CDS encoding 2-oxoacid:ferredoxin oxidoreductase subunit beta: MNELTKLTAKDFATDQEVRWCPGCGDYAVLKAVQRTMPELGARPENTVFISGIGCSSRFPYYMETYGFHTIHGRAPAIATGVKLANPELDVWIITGDGDALSIGGNHTMHVLRRNLDCQILLFNNEIYGLTKGQYSPTSRAGTRSPSTPYGSVDRPANPCAFALGSGARFVARGIDVSKYLPDVLKAAYAHKGAAFVEIYQNCIVYNDDVFAPFTAKENAGKQLWLKAGEPMLFDGGAKGIALDMATLSLRVVEIADGDWQGAGVLVHNPQNKALAQMLVDMPSDIFPVALGVIFDSPAPTFESAVIDQNKAVSTGKTPNLQALVSKGQSWMVEKEPRAE, translated from the coding sequence ATGAACGAACTGACGAAACTCACGGCGAAGGATTTCGCGACCGATCAGGAAGTGCGCTGGTGTCCAGGCTGCGGCGATTATGCGGTATTGAAAGCCGTGCAGCGCACTATGCCCGAGCTTGGCGCGCGGCCAGAAAACACCGTGTTCATCTCCGGCATCGGCTGCTCGTCGCGCTTTCCTTACTATATGGAAACCTATGGCTTCCACACGATCCACGGCCGCGCGCCGGCGATCGCGACGGGGGTTAAGCTCGCCAATCCCGAGCTCGACGTGTGGATCATCACCGGCGACGGCGACGCGCTGTCGATCGGCGGCAACCACACGATGCACGTGCTGCGCCGCAATCTCGATTGCCAGATCCTCTTGTTCAACAACGAGATTTACGGCCTCACCAAGGGGCAATATTCGCCGACCAGCCGCGCGGGCACCCGCTCTCCCTCGACGCCTTATGGTTCGGTCGATCGCCCGGCCAACCCCTGTGCCTTTGCCTTGGGTTCCGGCGCCCGCTTCGTCGCGCGCGGCATCGACGTCAGCAAATATCTCCCGGACGTGCTGAAGGCGGCCTATGCCCACAAGGGCGCGGCCTTCGTCGAAATCTATCAGAATTGCATCGTCTATAATGACGACGTGTTCGCGCCCTTTACCGCGAAGGAAAATGCCGGAAAGCAGCTTTGGCTGAAGGCGGGCGAGCCGATGCTGTTCGATGGCGGCGCCAAGGGTATCGCGCTCGACATGGCGACCCTGAGCCTTAGAGTCGTCGAGATAGCGGACGGCGATTGGCAGGGTGCGGGCGTCCTCGTCCATAATCCGCAAAACAAGGCTCTCGCCCAGATGCTCGTCGACATGCCGTCCGATATTTTCCCGGTTGCACTCGGTGTCATCTTCGACAGCCCGGCGCCGACCTTCGAAAGCGCGGTGATCGACCAGAATAAGGCGGTTTCGACCGGCAAGACGCCGAACCTCCAGGCGCTCGTGTCGAAAGGGCAGAGCTGGATGGTCGAGAAAGAACCCCGGGCGGAATAA
- a CDS encoding cryptochrome/photolyase family protein, whose amino-acid sequence MTAPVILWFRQDLRLADQPALVAAASEGPVIPVYILDDQAPRHWRMGAAQRWWLHHSLASLDKDLRRHGSHLVLRKGLAAEEIVRIARETGATRIHAVRHYEPWWQKAEEGVSKAFDLCLHDGNCLAPPDTIRTGSGGPYKIYTPFWRALAGRMPPPSPLLEPRITTPDKWPESEELEDWGLLPVRPNWAKGFDAEWTPGEAGAKARLDAFLSGVDDYSVRRDLPSVEGTSRLSPHLHFGEVSPAIVWHALSRKADAAKFVKELAWRDFAQNMMLVLPGMGDRNGREAFDHFPWRTGSEADADFAAWTKGMTGYPIVDAGMRQLWATGWMHNRVRMIAASFLVKHLLIDWRRGARWFWDTLVDADYGNNSLNWQWIAGSGLDSNPFGRIMAPLTQSPKFDAGGYIRRWVPELADVPDAAIHDPEESGLLCPAYPAKLIGHREARERALAALGRARNTA is encoded by the coding sequence GTGACTGCCCCGGTCATCCTCTGGTTCCGCCAGGATTTGCGCCTGGCCGATCAACCCGCGCTCGTGGCGGCGGCGTCGGAAGGCCCGGTCATTCCGGTCTATATTCTCGACGACCAAGCGCCCCGCCATTGGCGGATGGGCGCGGCGCAGCGCTGGTGGCTGCATCATAGCCTTGCATCGCTGGACAAGGATCTGCGCCGCCATGGCAGCCATTTAGTCCTGCGCAAAGGTCTGGCGGCTGAGGAAATCGTCCGGATCGCGCGGGAGACCGGCGCTACGCGTATCCATGCCGTCCGCCATTACGAACCCTGGTGGCAGAAGGCGGAAGAGGGTGTCTCAAAAGCCTTTGACCTTTGTCTCCACGATGGCAATTGCCTGGCGCCGCCCGATACCATCCGCACGGGATCGGGCGGACCCTACAAGATCTACACGCCCTTTTGGCGCGCACTTGCCGGGCGGATGCCGCCGCCGTCGCCACTGTTGGAGCCGCGCATCACCACGCCGGACAAGTGGCCGGAAAGCGAAGAACTGGAAGATTGGGGATTGCTGCCCGTCCGGCCCAATTGGGCGAAAGGCTTCGACGCGGAATGGACCCCGGGTGAGGCGGGCGCAAAGGCCCGGCTCGACGCCTTCCTGTCTGGCGTGGACGATTATTCCGTAAGACGCGACCTGCCTTCGGTTGAAGGCACCAGCCGCCTTTCGCCGCATCTCCACTTCGGCGAAGTCTCTCCGGCTATCGTCTGGCACGCGCTCTCCCGCAAGGCGGATGCAGCCAAGTTCGTGAAGGAGCTTGCATGGCGCGATTTCGCGCAAAACATGATGCTGGTCCTGCCGGGCATGGGCGACCGCAACGGACGGGAGGCGTTCGATCATTTCCCTTGGCGCACCGGTTCAGAAGCCGATGCCGATTTCGCCGCCTGGACGAAAGGCATGACGGGATATCCCATCGTCGACGCCGGAATGCGGCAGCTATGGGCGACGGGATGGATGCACAATCGCGTTCGGATGATCGCGGCGAGTTTCCTCGTGAAGCATCTTCTGATCGATTGGCGGCGCGGTGCGCGTTGGTTCTGGGACACGCTGGTCGATGCCGATTACGGCAATAACAGCCTCAATTGGCAATGGATCGCCGGGAGCGGTCTCGATTCCAATCCGTTCGGACGGATCATGGCGCCGCTCACCCAGTCGCCCAAATTCGACGCAGGCGGCTATATCCGCCGTTGGGTTCCCGAATTGGCCGATGTGCCAGATGCGGCCATTCACGACCCTGAAGAATCGGGCCTCCTGTGCCCGGCTTATCCCGCCAAGCTGATCGGCCATCGCGAGGCGCGGGAGCGGGCGCTGGCGGCGCTTGGCAGGGCGCGGAACACGGCCTAG
- a CDS encoding SAM-dependent methyltransferase → MASRGKHLTRADRAFATGGGLFARLSGRGFARILDRIDAGLEEGGIDATLPDGSKRVLGGRKPGPMPVVRLHSWNALVRLVTSGSVGWYKAWEYGEWSSPDPVPLFDLFMRNGESLGDAARAKGFWRRVNKAAHLLRRNSKDQARRNIAFHYDLGNDFYAAWLDETMTYSSALFDDFAEPLEAAQERKVRALLDRLDLKPGQRLLEIGCGWGGLMEIAAQDYGVAVVGITLSAEQKAYADHRLATAGLANLARVELTDYRDVAGQFDAVASVEMVEAVGQDYWPAYLHAIARALKPGGKAALQFISIRHALFDNYAASADFIQTYIFPGGLLIDEPRFQALAAKEGLVWQGRTGFGLHYAETLKRWHARYGAAVAGKRLPSGFDDHFHNLWRYYLMYCEGGFRGGGIDVAQVTLIKNDV, encoded by the coding sequence ATGGCCAGCCGCGGCAAGCATCTCACCCGGGCCGATCGTGCCTTTGCGACCGGCGGCGGGCTTTTCGCCCGTCTTTCCGGACGTGGTTTCGCGCGGATACTCGATCGCATAGACGCGGGGCTGGAGGAGGGCGGCATCGATGCCACGCTTCCCGACGGCAGCAAGCGCGTACTTGGCGGTCGGAAGCCGGGGCCGATGCCGGTCGTCCGCCTTCATAGCTGGAACGCGCTCGTCCGCCTTGTCACATCAGGGTCGGTGGGCTGGTACAAGGCCTGGGAATATGGCGAATGGTCCAGCCCCGATCCGGTGCCGCTCTTCGACCTTTTCATGCGCAATGGGGAAAGCCTGGGCGACGCCGCGCGTGCCAAGGGGTTTTGGCGCAGGGTGAACAAGGCGGCGCATCTTCTCCGCCGCAACAGCAAGGATCAGGCGCGGCGCAACATCGCGTTCCATTATGATCTCGGCAACGATTTCTACGCGGCCTGGCTGGACGAAACGATGACTTATTCCAGCGCCCTGTTCGACGACTTCGCCGAACCGCTGGAAGCGGCGCAGGAGCGGAAGGTGCGCGCTTTGCTCGACCGGCTCGACTTGAAGCCGGGCCAGCGCCTGCTGGAAATCGGCTGCGGGTGGGGCGGGTTGATGGAGATCGCGGCGCAGGATTATGGCGTGGCGGTGGTTGGCATCACGCTTTCAGCGGAACAGAAAGCCTATGCCGATCACAGGCTTGCCACGGCGGGATTGGCGAACCTGGCGCGGGTGGAACTGACCGATTATCGTGATGTGGCAGGACAATTCGATGCCGTTGCCAGCGTCGAAATGGTGGAGGCGGTGGGGCAGGATTATTGGCCCGCTTACCTTCACGCCATCGCCAGGGCGCTGAAGCCCGGCGGCAAGGCGGCATTGCAGTTCATCTCGATCCGCCATGCACTGTTCGACAATTATGCTGCGAGCGCCGATTTCATCCAGACCTACATCTTCCCCGGCGGCCTCCTCATCGACGAGCCGCGTTTTCAAGCCTTGGCGGCGAAAGAAGGGCTGGTTTGGCAGGGCCGCACGGGTTTCGGCCTTCATTATGCCGAGACGTTGAAACGCTGGCACGCGCGCTACGGTGCCGCAGTGGCCGGAAAGCGGTTGCCGTCCGGCTTCGACGATCATTTCCACAATCTTTGGCGTTATTATCTCATGTATTGCGAAGGCGGTTTTCGCGGCGGCGGCATCGATGTGGCGCAGGTGACCTTGATAAAAAATGACGTGTAA